The Anabaena sp. WA102 genome contains a region encoding:
- a CDS encoding GNAT family N-acetyltransferase — protein sequence MKSWFFNPTQPPVNRETATLTIGKLQIRVATPDDLISIAQIVAESFHSQEGLWSWAFPLFRIGIYEDLRHRINSPTPHHICLVAVDTATENQKIMGTIEMSVRGNYPWIGVNPGFPYISNLAVDPGCRRLGVGSSLLIRCEQISQEWGFQDLYLHVLEHNHHARQLYFKLAYRVHKVESPWDALFLNRSREILLHKRI from the coding sequence TTGAAATCCTGGTTTTTTAACCCTACCCAACCCCCAGTAAACCGAGAAACTGCGACTCTAACTATTGGAAAACTCCAAATTCGCGTAGCTACGCCTGATGATCTAATAAGTATTGCCCAAATTGTGGCTGAAAGCTTCCACTCCCAAGAGGGTTTGTGGAGTTGGGCTTTCCCTTTGTTTCGTATAGGTATTTATGAGGATCTAAGGCATCGGATCAATTCTCCCACACCCCATCATATTTGTTTAGTTGCTGTTGATACTGCCACTGAAAATCAGAAAATTATGGGAACTATAGAAATGAGTGTTAGGGGTAATTATCCTTGGATTGGTGTAAATCCGGGTTTCCCTTATATATCTAATTTAGCTGTTGATCCGGGTTGCCGTAGACTGGGTGTAGGCTCTAGTTTATTGATTCGCTGTGAGCAAATTTCCCAGGAATGGGGATTTCAAGATTTATATCTCCACGTTTTAGAACATAATCATCATGCCCGTCAGCTTTATTTTAAGTTGGCATATCGCGTACATAAGGTTGAATCTCCCTGGGATGCGCTTTTCCTTAATCGCTCACGTGAGATATTACTGCATAAACGTATATAG
- a CDS encoding DUF6887 family protein, which yields MEVFVIIPNFISMTKTELRAYIIAHPNDKAAFHTFIDRFASETPSEIFDIPKSNHELQQVENLIKEKLAETKYQ from the coding sequence ATGGAGGTTTTTGTGATTATACCTAACTTTATTAGCATGACTAAAACTGAATTAAGAGCTTATATAATTGCTCACCCCAATGATAAAGCAGCATTTCATACATTTATTGATCGTTTTGCTTCAGAAACTCCCAGCGAGATTTTTGATATACCAAAATCAAATCATGAGTTGCAGCAAGTGGAGAACTTAATTAAAGAAAAATTGGCTGAAACTAAATACCAATAG
- a CDS encoding tRNA (5-methylaminomethyl-2-thiouridine)(34)-methyltransferase MnmD: MFTPQQTQDGSFTFFSTEFNEAFHSHYGAKQESLLKFAIPTRLPILAETGFVRLLDICYGLGYNTAAALQTIWQVNPRCHVELIGLELNPIVPQAAINHQLFNGWDDKYIKILTQIAFEHQIHIDYLQATLLIGDARNLILQVHESGFQADAIFLDPFSPPQCPQLWTLEFIQKVSECLQENGLLATYSCAAAVRTALLAAGLVVSSTPPIGRRTPGTIAGHPQHEEESTISYLPPLSQTEAEHLLTRAAIPYRDPNLSDTAAMILNRRQEEIQVSTLESSSQWRKRWLRSSTPQEILPEQSTVSND; the protein is encoded by the coding sequence ATGTTTACACCCCAACAAACGCAAGATGGTTCTTTTACCTTTTTTTCCACAGAGTTTAATGAAGCCTTTCATAGTCACTATGGAGCAAAACAGGAAAGTTTGCTGAAATTTGCGATTCCGACTCGATTACCAATATTAGCCGAAACAGGATTTGTGCGGCTGTTAGATATTTGTTATGGTCTAGGATACAACACAGCGGCAGCTTTACAGACAATTTGGCAAGTAAATCCTCGTTGCCATGTGGAATTGATTGGGTTAGAACTAAATCCCATTGTCCCCCAAGCGGCAATTAACCATCAGTTATTTAATGGTTGGGACGACAAATATATAAAAATTTTAACTCAAATAGCGTTTGAACATCAAATCCACATAGATTATTTGCAAGCTACTTTACTAATTGGTGATGCTAGAAACTTAATCCTCCAAGTACATGAATCAGGCTTTCAAGCAGATGCAATTTTTCTTGACCCCTTTTCACCTCCGCAATGTCCACAATTATGGACTCTGGAATTTATACAAAAAGTATCCGAATGCTTGCAGGAGAATGGGTTACTAGCTACTTATTCCTGTGCTGCGGCGGTACGGACTGCGCTGTTAGCTGCGGGTTTGGTTGTCAGTTCTACTCCACCGATAGGAAGACGGACTCCGGGGACTATTGCGGGACATCCTCAACATGAAGAGGAATCAACTATATCCTATTTGCCGCCTCTTTCCCAAACTGAAGCCGAACATTTATTAACTCGTGCTGCTATTCCTTATCGAGATCCTAATTTGAGTGATACTGCGGCAATGATACTCAACCGACGACAAGAAGAAATTCAAGTCTCTACATTGGAATCAAGTTCACAGTGGCGCAAAAGGTGGTTAAGATCGTCAACACCGCAGGAGATTTTGCCTGAACAGTCAACAGTTAGCAATGATTAA
- a CDS encoding DUF6888 family protein: MPTSEQSIRCVILCQTLTNTFTPIFIVRLDERTGNLFILAGDNIEIEIYPNGLWRFL; this comes from the coding sequence TTGCCAACTTCCGAACAAAGTATTAGATGTGTTATTCTCTGTCAAACCTTGACAAATACATTTACACCTATTTTCATCGTCCGTTTAGATGAGCGCACAGGTAATCTGTTTATCTTGGCAGGAGATAACATAGAAATAGAAATATATCCTAATGGTTTATGGAGGTTTTTGTGA
- a CDS encoding histidinol-phosphate transaminase — protein sequence MLKFIRSDLSQLNAYKAHPGSDSAEPVAIQFDRLDTNESPLDLPPEIKEKLAWTYQQIIETNRYPDGGHETLKNAISQYVNESANLENSTFTAANISVGNGSDELIRSLLIATCLGGEGSILVANPTFSMYGILAQTLGIPVVTVGRNHSNFETDLTAAKSAISQTQNPPIRVVFVVHPNSPTANSLTAAELEWLKSLPEEILVVIDEAYFEFSQTTLAGELLQRPNWVILRTFSKAFRLAAMRVGYCIAHPEAIAILEKVRLPYNLPSFSIAAALMALENRQLLLESIPQTLSERTKMITALSAHPTLEITPSSTNFIYLRIKTDDSQLSTTVLTNLNQKLRNQGTLIRLLPNGLRITIGTPAENTRTLERIQALL from the coding sequence ATGCTTAAATTTATTCGTTCCGATTTATCCCAACTTAACGCTTATAAAGCTCATCCTGGTAGTGATAGTGCTGAACCAGTCGCTATCCAATTTGACAGATTAGATACTAATGAAAGTCCTTTAGATTTACCACCGGAAATCAAAGAAAAATTAGCCTGGACTTATCAACAAATTATTGAAACTAATCGTTATCCTGATGGTGGACACGAAACTCTAAAAAATGCCATTTCCCAATATGTCAATGAATCAGCAAATCTAGAAAATTCAACTTTCACCGCTGCGAATATTTCCGTCGGTAATGGTTCAGATGAATTAATTAGATCCCTATTAATTGCTACCTGTTTAGGGGGAGAAGGTTCTATACTAGTCGCCAATCCTACCTTTTCCATGTATGGAATTTTAGCTCAGACTTTAGGCATTCCTGTAGTTACAGTAGGCAGAAATCACAGCAACTTTGAAACTGATTTAACAGCCGCAAAATCGGCAATTTCCCAAACACAAAATCCGCCCATTCGCGTCGTTTTTGTTGTTCACCCCAATTCCCCTACCGCTAATTCTTTAACAGCAGCGGAACTAGAATGGTTAAAAAGTTTACCAGAAGAAATTTTAGTAGTTATTGACGAAGCATACTTTGAATTTAGTCAAACCACCTTAGCTGGAGAATTATTACAGCGTCCTAACTGGGTAATATTACGCACCTTTTCTAAAGCCTTTCGTCTGGCTGCCATGCGTGTAGGCTATTGTATCGCTCATCCAGAGGCGATCGCAATTTTAGAAAAAGTTCGTCTTCCCTACAATCTTCCCAGTTTTTCCATCGCCGCCGCCCTCATGGCATTAGAAAATCGGCAACTTTTGCTAGAGTCAATCCCCCAAACCCTCAGCGAAAGAACGAAAATGATCACAGCCTTATCTGCACACCCAACCCTGGAAATTACACCCAGCAGCACCAACTTTATTTACTTGCGGATTAAAACCGATGACTCTCAATTATCAACCACCGTTTTAACAAATCTCAACCAAAAACTGAGAAATCAAGGGACTCTGATTAGACTTTTACCCAATGGCTTAAGAATCACTATCGGTACACCCGCAGAAAACACCCGCACCCTGGAGCGAATACAAGCATTATTGTAA
- the gor gene encoding glutathione-disulfide reductase produces the protein MTFDYDLFVIGAGSGGLAASKRAASYGAKVAIAEYDLVGGTCVIRGCVPKKLMVYGSHFPAQFQEAAGYGWTVGDVKFDWEHFITSIDKEVNRLSALHISFLEKAGVELISGRATFIDPHTVEVNGKQYTAAKILIAVGGRPVKPEIPGIEHAITSNEIFHLKTQPKHIAIIGSGYIGSEFACIMRGLGSEVTQIIRKEQILNGFDQDICTSIQEGMSNHGIRIVANTEVTAIEKVDAGLKLTLSGDNQEPIIADVFLIATGRSPNIEGLGLENAQLDCVPSSEEEPGYSTSNAIAVNEYSQTCQPHIYAVGDVTDRLNLTPVAIGEGRAFADTEFGNNRREFSHETVATAVFTTPEAATVGLTEAQARDKFGDDNIKIYRTSFRPMYYTLAGKQEKTMMKLIVDTSTDKILGAHMVGDSAAEIIQGVAIAVKMGATKADFDATVGIHPSAAEEFVTMR, from the coding sequence ATGACTTTTGATTACGACTTGTTTGTGATTGGTGCTGGTTCTGGGGGTTTGGCGGCTTCTAAACGGGCGGCTAGTTATGGTGCAAAAGTGGCGATCGCCGAATATGATTTAGTTGGTGGTACTTGCGTAATTCGTGGTTGTGTCCCCAAAAAACTCATGGTTTATGGTTCTCACTTCCCCGCCCAATTCCAAGAAGCCGCCGGTTATGGTTGGACAGTAGGAGATGTAAAATTTGACTGGGAACATTTCATCACATCCATAGATAAAGAAGTTAACAGACTATCAGCACTTCACATCAGCTTTTTAGAAAAAGCCGGAGTAGAATTAATTTCCGGTCGTGCTACCTTCATAGACCCCCACACAGTTGAAGTCAATGGAAAACAATATACAGCCGCGAAAATTTTAATTGCTGTCGGTGGTCGTCCCGTTAAACCAGAGATTCCAGGTATAGAACACGCCATTACTTCCAATGAAATCTTCCACCTGAAAACTCAACCCAAACATATCGCTATTATTGGTTCTGGTTATATCGGTAGTGAATTTGCCTGTATCATGCGCGGTTTGGGTTCAGAAGTCACCCAGATTATCCGCAAAGAGCAAATTTTGAATGGTTTTGATCAGGATATTTGCACCAGTATCCAAGAGGGAATGAGTAATCATGGCATTCGCATTGTTGCAAATACTGAGGTGACAGCCATAGAAAAAGTGGACGCAGGACTGAAATTAACTTTATCTGGAGACAATCAAGAACCAATCATTGCTGATGTATTTTTAATAGCAACCGGTCGCAGTCCTAATATTGAAGGATTAGGCTTAGAAAATGCCCAACTTGATTGTGTTCCCAGTTCTGAAGAAGAACCAGGATACAGCACCTCAAATGCTATAGCCGTCAATGAATATAGTCAAACTTGCCAACCCCATATTTATGCTGTTGGTGATGTCACAGACCGCCTAAATTTAACCCCCGTCGCCATTGGTGAAGGACGTGCCTTTGCTGATACTGAATTTGGCAACAACCGCCGCGAATTTAGTCACGAAACCGTTGCTACGGCCGTATTCACCACCCCAGAAGCTGCAACAGTCGGGTTAACAGAAGCCCAAGCTAGAGACAAATTCGGTGATGATAACATCAAAATTTATCGTACCAGCTTCCGCCCCATGTACTACACTTTGGCAGGTAAGCAAGAAAAAACCATGATGAAGCTAATAGTAGATACTAGCACTGATAAAATTCTAGGCGCTCACATGGTAGGAGATAGTGCCGCAGAAATTATTCAAGGTGTCGCTATTGCAGTAAAAATGGGTGCAACCAAAGCTGATTTTGATGCCACTGTAGGTATTCATCCCTCCGCAGCAGAGGAATTTGTCACTATGAGATAA
- a CDS encoding precorrin-8X methylmutase, with protein MFDYIRDGSEIYRNSFEIIRSESNLERFPEDVAKVAVRMIHACGMTDIVKDLEYSSTAVASGKKALIAGAPILCDSYMVAEGVTKKRLPKNNKVLCTLNDPEVPQLAKRLRNTRSAAALEFWRFHIEGAIVVIGNAPTALFRLLEMLDEGVPRPALILGFPVGFVGAAESKAALAADSRNVPFLTLHGRRGGSAIAAAAVNALASEEE; from the coding sequence ATGTTTGATTACATCCGTGATGGTAGCGAAATATATCGTAATTCCTTTGAAATTATTCGGTCAGAGTCCAATCTCGAAAGATTCCCTGAAGATGTAGCAAAAGTTGCTGTTCGCATGATTCATGCCTGTGGAATGACGGATATTGTCAAAGACTTAGAATATTCATCTACAGCGGTAGCATCCGGGAAAAAAGCCCTAATTGCCGGCGCACCGATTTTGTGTGATTCTTACATGGTAGCCGAAGGTGTTACCAAAAAAAGATTACCCAAAAATAATAAAGTTCTTTGCACCCTCAATGATCCAGAAGTACCACAACTAGCCAAAAGATTAAGAAATACAAGGTCAGCAGCAGCTTTAGAATTCTGGCGTTTCCACATAGAAGGGGCAATTGTGGTGATTGGGAATGCACCTACAGCCCTATTTAGGTTATTAGAAATGCTAGACGAGGGAGTTCCTCGACCGGCGTTAATCTTGGGCTTTCCTGTTGGTTTCGTGGGTGCAGCCGAATCAAAAGCCGCATTAGCCGCAGATAGCCGCAACGTACCATTTTTAACTTTACATGGAAGACGGGGCGGAAGTGCGATCGCTGCTGCTGCTGTTAACGCCTTAGCTAGTGAGGAAGAATAA
- the dcm gene encoding DNA (cytosine-5-)-methyltransferase, which produces MIKFIDLFSGTGGFRLAIEKICHNYKIDSQCVFSSDIDINAQKIYSENFGETPIGDITKIDENDIPDHDILLGGFPCQPFSICGELKGFEDTRGTLFFDIARIIKNKQPSAFILENVKQLQGHQQGQTLKIIINTLQELGYYTDYKILNALNFGLPQKRERILIVGLKNQNHYHNFNWPLIKMPMQPLSEILEKSVSEFYYASEKIRQNRLQKVKTEQKYEQPTIWHENKSGNISIHPYSCALRAGASYNYLLVNGERRLTEREMLRLQGFPESYKIVGSYQTMRKLTGNAIAIPCVATVIDSVINAILVNLNVKKISHSHTLYGNEV; this is translated from the coding sequence ATGATCAAATTTATAGACTTATTTAGTGGTACAGGTGGATTTAGATTAGCAATTGAAAAGATTTGTCATAATTATAAAATTGATTCTCAATGTGTTTTTTCCAGTGATATTGATATAAATGCCCAAAAAATCTATTCAGAAAACTTTGGAGAAACACCCATAGGAGATATTACCAAAATTGACGAAAATGATATTCCTGACCATGATATATTATTAGGTGGTTTTCCTTGTCAACCCTTTAGCATTTGTGGAGAACTAAAAGGATTTGAAGATACCAGAGGAACATTATTTTTTGATATTGCCAGAATTATTAAAAATAAACAACCGTCAGCCTTTATATTAGAAAATGTCAAACAATTACAAGGACATCAACAGGGGCAAACATTAAAAATAATTATTAATACCTTACAAGAATTAGGCTATTATACAGATTATAAAATTCTCAATGCTCTTAATTTCGGTTTACCACAAAAACGAGAAAGAATTTTAATCGTCGGCTTAAAAAATCAAAATCATTATCATAACTTTAATTGGCCATTAATCAAAATGCCCATGCAGCCCTTGTCAGAAATATTAGAAAAATCTGTTTCTGAATTTTATTATGCTTCCGAAAAAATTCGCCAAAATCGGTTACAAAAAGTCAAAACTGAGCAAAAATATGAGCAACCAACAATATGGCATGAAAATAAATCTGGTAATATTAGTATACATCCTTATTCCTGTGCATTAAGAGCAGGAGCATCTTATAATTATTTATTAGTCAATGGCGAAAGAAGATTAACCGAAAGAGAAATGTTGAGGTTGCAAGGTTTTCCAGAATCTTATAAAATAGTGGGCAGTTACCAAACTATGCGAAAATTAACTGGTAATGCGATCGCTATTCCTTGTGTTGCTACTGTGATTGATTCTGTAATTAATGCAATATTAGTAAATCTGAATGTTAAAAAAATTTCTCATTCCCATACTCTGTATGGGAATGAAGTCTAG
- a CDS encoding precorrin-2 C(20)-methyltransferase codes for MTNPGGRLYGIGVGPGDPELITLKALRLLRSAPVIAYQSATNKESIARKIVSPYLDHSQIEVAFHLPRALEPEKAKSIYDQETQPIADHLAAGRDVVVICEGDPFFYGSFMYLFTRLADKYKTEVVPGVSSLMACPVALGLPFTYYNDVLTVLPAPLPREALISQLLATDAAAIMKLGRHFLKVRDILHELGLASRARYIERATTTQQRILPLDEVDPLDVPYFSMIIIPTKNKL; via the coding sequence ATGACTAACCCTGGAGGTCGTCTTTATGGAATTGGTGTGGGACCTGGAGACCCTGAACTCATCACCTTAAAAGCCTTGCGTCTCCTCCGTTCTGCCCCAGTTATTGCTTATCAATCAGCAACAAATAAAGAAAGTATCGCCAGAAAAATTGTCTCTCCATACTTGGATCATAGTCAGATTGAGGTAGCCTTTCATCTTCCTCGCGCCTTAGAACCAGAAAAGGCTAAATCTATCTATGACCAAGAAACTCAACCCATTGCTGACCATTTAGCAGCAGGTCGGGATGTGGTAGTTATCTGTGAAGGAGATCCGTTTTTCTACGGCTCTTTCATGTATCTTTTTACCAGATTGGCTGATAAGTATAAAACAGAAGTCGTCCCCGGAGTTTCCTCTCTCATGGCTTGTCCCGTGGCTTTAGGTTTACCATTTACCTATTACAATGATGTCCTCACGGTTTTACCTGCACCATTACCCAGAGAAGCCTTAATTAGCCAACTCCTAGCCACTGACGCGGCGGCTATTATGAAACTTGGTCGCCATTTTCTCAAAGTCAGGGATATTCTCCATGAATTAGGACTAGCTTCACGGGCTAGATACATTGAACGCGCTACAACTACACAACAGCGCATATTACCTCTTGACGAAGTTGACCCTCTTGATGTACCTTATTTCTCGATGATTATTATCCCTACTAAAAATAAGTTGTAG
- the glmU gene encoding bifunctional UDP-N-acetylglucosamine diphosphorylase/glucosamine-1-phosphate N-acetyltransferase GlmU, with amino-acid sequence MVVVAILAAGKGTRMKSNLPKVLHCLGGRSLVERVIESAEPLSPARKLVIVGYQSTEVKTAMDSIYGVEFVEQAVQLGTGHAIQQLLPHLEGYTGDLLILNGDVPLLRTETLKNLLQTHQENQNSCTILTAQLANPQGYGRVFRNSEGIVQKIVEDKDCTPNQRENDRVNAGIYCFHWPDLAKILPDLQANNSQKEYYLTDAVTQVGKVMAVDVKDNQEILGINDRLQLATANDILQKRIKEKWLLAGVTLIDPASITIDETVELQPDVILEPQTHLRGRTVIQAGSRIGPGSLIENSELGENVTVLYSVITDSVIQSQTRIGPYAHLRGHAEVGVGCRIGNFVELKNAQLGDRTNVAHLSYLGDTTTGTQVNVGAGTITANYDGVKKHRTTIGDRSKIGSNTVLVAPITVGNDVYIAAGSTVTEDVPDDSLVIARSRQVVKPDWKMKTDS; translated from the coding sequence ATGGTTGTTGTAGCAATTCTCGCCGCTGGAAAAGGAACAAGAATGAAATCTAATCTACCCAAGGTTTTACATTGCTTGGGTGGAAGATCTTTAGTTGAACGCGTTATTGAAAGTGCTGAACCTCTTTCACCTGCCCGTAAGTTAGTGATTGTTGGTTATCAGTCCACAGAAGTAAAAACAGCTATGGATTCTATTTATGGTGTGGAATTTGTAGAACAGGCTGTACAATTAGGCACAGGTCATGCTATCCAACAATTACTTCCCCATTTAGAGGGTTATACTGGGGATTTATTGATTTTAAATGGTGATGTGCCTTTGTTACGGACAGAAACTTTAAAAAACCTCTTACAAACTCACCAAGAAAATCAAAATTCCTGTACTATTCTGACTGCACAACTAGCAAATCCTCAAGGTTATGGTAGGGTTTTTCGGAATAGTGAGGGTATTGTCCAAAAAATAGTTGAGGATAAAGATTGTACTCCTAACCAAAGAGAAAATGATCGGGTAAATGCTGGTATTTACTGTTTTCATTGGCCTGATTTGGCTAAGATCTTACCAGATTTGCAAGCTAATAATTCTCAAAAAGAATATTACCTAACTGATGCTGTTACTCAAGTTGGTAAGGTAATGGCTGTAGATGTGAAAGATAATCAAGAAATTTTGGGAATTAATGATAGATTGCAATTAGCAACTGCTAATGATATTTTACAAAAACGGATTAAGGAAAAATGGTTGTTAGCAGGTGTGACGTTAATTGATCCGGCAAGTATTACTATTGATGAAACGGTGGAATTACAGCCGGATGTGATTCTTGAACCGCAAACTCATTTGCGAGGAAGAACGGTAATTCAAGCTGGTAGTCGCATTGGTCCGGGAAGTTTAATTGAGAATAGTGAGTTGGGTGAAAATGTCACGGTTCTCTATTCTGTAATTACAGATAGTGTGATTCAATCTCAAACTCGAATTGGACCTTACGCACATTTACGTGGTCACGCTGAGGTGGGTGTAGGTTGCAGAATTGGTAATTTTGTGGAGTTGAAAAATGCCCAATTAGGCGATCGCACTAATGTAGCACACTTATCGTATTTAGGCGATACCACAACAGGAACTCAGGTCAATGTCGGTGCGGGGACAATCACTGCTAATTATGACGGTGTGAAGAAACATAGAACAACTATAGGCGATCGCAGCAAAATCGGTTCTAATACTGTGTTAGTTGCACCTATTACTGTCGGTAATGATGTCTACATAGCCGCAGGTTCAACGGTGACAGAAGATGTCCCAGATGATTCTTTGGTAATTGCTAGAAGTCGTCAGGTAGTCAAACCAGATTGGAAAATGAAAACTGACAGTTAA
- the cobG gene encoding precorrin-3B synthase gives MILQIPFTACPGLFYNTAAQDGLLYRLRIPGGIINYNQFQAIADIADNYGSGYIDITNRANIQIREIKNSINVEVLKKLQALGLASTNAKIDHIRNIMTNPTAGIDGEELLDTRPLVKAWEKYITAHSQLSELSAKFSVCFDGGGKVAVKYQPNDIILAAEIINRNVYLRLYLSYGEKGQPAQDTGILFKPEETTTALAALAQTYLKHIDTRNRRKLRLREIINKITVKEYLHQIQENLNSDILNFTKTPLCASAPLREKTHIGIYPQRQTGLYYIGIVLPLGRLETSQIRGLANIAKRYGDDNIRLTPWQNLLLTDIPQNQISEVDQQIANLGLNSSPTNIKSFLVACSGKKGCAAAATETKDDAINLAKYLENLMILDSPVNIHFSGCSKSCAQHTQADITLLGIITETAKATFPAYQVYVLGHLLYEYVTIAKIPILIQEMLAVYQKQRLSLHETFGQFIDRHSHQLNQLFSQTTPNLTFTT, from the coding sequence ATGATTTTGCAAATTCCATTTACCGCTTGTCCAGGATTATTTTACAACACAGCCGCCCAGGATGGTCTTCTTTATCGGTTGAGAATACCAGGGGGAATCATCAATTATAACCAATTTCAGGCGATCGCAGATATTGCTGATAATTATGGCAGTGGTTATATTGATATTACTAACCGCGCCAATATTCAAATTAGAGAAATTAAAAACAGCATAAATGTTGAGGTTCTGAAAAAATTACAAGCATTAGGTTTAGCCTCTACCAATGCCAAAATAGATCATATCCGCAACATCATGACCAATCCCACAGCGGGTATTGATGGTGAAGAATTACTAGATACTCGTCCCTTAGTGAAAGCCTGGGAAAAATATATTACCGCACATTCTCAACTTTCCGAATTATCGGCAAAATTTAGCGTTTGCTTTGATGGTGGAGGCAAAGTTGCTGTAAAATATCAACCCAATGATATTATATTGGCAGCAGAAATAATTAACCGTAATGTATATTTGCGGTTATATCTCAGTTATGGAGAAAAAGGACAACCAGCACAGGATACAGGAATCTTATTCAAACCAGAAGAGACAACAACAGCTTTAGCAGCCTTAGCGCAAACTTACCTCAAACACATAGATACTAGAAACCGCCGTAAACTACGCTTACGAGAAATAATCAATAAGATCACAGTCAAAGAATATCTTCATCAAATCCAAGAAAACCTCAACTCAGATATATTGAACTTTACAAAAACTCCTCTCTGCGCCTCCGCGCCTCTGCGAGAAAAAACTCATATTGGTATTTATCCCCAACGCCAAACCGGATTATATTATATCGGCATAGTCTTACCCCTGGGAAGATTAGAAACTTCGCAAATTAGGGGTTTAGCTAATATTGCCAAAAGGTATGGCGATGATAATATCAGGTTAACACCTTGGCAAAACTTACTATTAACCGATATTCCCCAAAATCAAATTAGCGAAGTTGATCAACAAATTGCCAATTTAGGTTTAAACTCATCACCAACCAACATCAAAAGTTTCCTAGTAGCTTGTTCCGGTAAAAAGGGTTGTGCTGCTGCGGCCACAGAAACTAAAGATGATGCCATAAACTTGGCAAAATACCTAGAAAATCTGATGATTCTAGACTCACCTGTGAATATTCACTTTAGTGGTTGCAGTAAATCTTGCGCTCAACACACTCAAGCTGATATTACCTTACTTGGTATTATTACAGAAACCGCAAAAGCAACTTTTCCCGCTTATCAAGTGTATGTTCTTGGTCATTTACTTTATGAATATGTGACTATAGCGAAAATTCCGATTTTGATTCAAGAAATGCTGGCAGTGTATCAAAAACAACGTCTAAGTTTACACGAAACTTTTGGACAATTTATTGATCGTCATAGCCATCAATTAAATCAACTATTTAGCCAAACAACGCCCAATTTAACCTTTACAACCTGA
- a CDS encoding sulfurtransferase has translation MNNQFIVSPEWLFENLNNSQVVIVDCRFSLADSQLGKQQYQTNHIPGSYYLDLNQDLSSPVQEHGGRHPLPNITELAEKLSAIGVNSQKTLVVAYDDSRLAFASRLWWLLRYLGHEQVAVLDGGFDRWQKAGYAITDVIPTAERGTFIPQLQADKVVDFTYVKNHQDSQSVVLIDSREGERYRGEKEPIDKIAGHIPGAVNYPWQEVTDASGCVIPQLEQSQRWQNIDTNKEILVYCGSGVTACVNLLSLAIAGIPTAKLYAGSWSDWISY, from the coding sequence ATGAATAATCAATTTATTGTTTCTCCAGAATGGCTGTTTGAAAATCTCAATAATTCTCAAGTTGTGATTGTTGATTGTCGGTTTTCTTTAGCTGATAGCCAATTAGGAAAACAACAGTATCAAACTAATCATATCCCAGGCTCTTATTATTTAGACTTAAATCAAGATTTATCTAGTCCTGTGCAAGAACATGGGGGCAGACATCCTTTACCAAATATCACAGAATTAGCTGAAAAGTTATCAGCAATTGGGGTAAATTCCCAAAAAACTTTAGTAGTGGCTTATGATGATTCTCGCTTGGCTTTTGCCTCTCGTTTATGGTGGTTATTGCGGTATTTAGGACATGAACAAGTAGCTGTTTTAGATGGCGGCTTTGACCGCTGGCAAAAAGCGGGTTATGCCATTACAGATGTTATTCCTACTGCGGAAAGAGGAACATTTATTCCCCAATTACAAGCGGATAAAGTTGTAGATTTTACTTATGTCAAAAATCACCAAGATAGTCAAAGTGTGGTTTTAATAGACTCTAGGGAAGGAGAACGTTATCGAGGAGAAAAAGAACCAATTGATAAAATTGCTGGACATATTCCCGGTGCTGTTAATTATCCTTGGCAAGAAGTAACGGACGCTTCTGGGTGCGTAATTCCCCAGTTAGAACAATCTCAACGGTGGCAAAATATAGATACAAATAAAGAAATTTTAGTTTATTGTGGTTCTGGTGTCACAGCTTGTGTAAATTTACTTTCTTTAGCCATAGCTGGAATTCCCACCGCTAAACTTTACGCTGGTAGTTGGAGTGATTGGATTAGTTATTAG